The following is a genomic window from Marinococcus sp. PL1-022.
TTTGACTGCCACTGAAAGCGGGTATACTGCACGCATTGTTTCAAAATACCGTCCTGAGTCACCGATCATTGCGGTTACAAGTAATGAACGTGTCTATCGTCGTCTCGCTTTGATCTGGGGCGTTGAGGGACTGCTTGGAACAAAATCCAGCACTACCGATGAAATGCTTGATGTCACCGTAAGCAAAGCTCTGTCAGAAGAGCTCGTCAGCCGCGGGGATCTTGTGGTTATCTCTGCCGGAGTCCCTGTAGGTGAAACAGGAACGACTAACCTGATGAAGGTCCATGTGATCGGTGAAACGGTTGCCAAAGGACAGGGCATTGGCCGTTATACCGCAGCAGGAAGAGTAGTCGTTGCCGGCAGCGCAGAAGAAGCAAATGCCAAAATGACCGAGGGGGCAGTGCTTGTCACCCAGGCGACGGATAAAGATATGATGCCGGCTGTGGAAAAAGCGCTGGCTGTGGTCACAGAAGAAGGCGGCTTAACCTCCCATGCGGCTGTTGTAGGACTGAACCTGGGTATCCCTGTAGTAGTAGGTGTGGAAGAAGCCAGGAGCTTGTTTGAAGACGGAGAGGAAATCACAGTCGACGCTTCAAGAGGTGACATTTACCGCGGGCATGCAAGTGTACTGTAAGGAATTTATAACCTGCAGTACTGAAACGGTTCAGAGATCTGGATAAAATTTTAAATGAAAGGGGGCGGGCAGATGGCTAAATGGTTTTTATTACTGCTGATTATTGTACCGGCCGCAGAAGTAGGTGTATTAATATTATCCGGCAACACGATTGGCATATGGCCGACAATTGCACTCATTATTGCAACAGGCCTGCTTGGGGCCTGGCTGGCGAAGCGGGAAGGCCTGCAGGTGTTCCGTACGCTTCAGCTGCAGACACAGCGGGGAGAAATGCCTGGAGATATTGTGCTCGATGGTGTATGTATTCTCGTCGGTGGTACGCTGCTGCTCACCCCGGGCTTTATCACAGACGCTCTCGGTTTCAGCCTGTTAATCCCGTGGTCGAGAAAAGGAATGAAAGCAGTATTGAAGAAATGGTTTAAAAAAATGGTGGATAACGGGAATATAAGAGTGATGGGGCGCAGGTGGTAACCCTGCCACCCCCTCTGCCCGATTGAAACTTCTGAAAACTTTCCGGGCGCACATGACATGAAATTGTCAAATGTGGTAGGATTATTAGGAGCGTTTAATTTGGAAGGATGACCATGCATTGTTATCGCAAGCCTCAGTTTTTTTACTTATACTGCTTGCGGTGGGGATTTTCGCAAAAAACCAGTCATTAATCATAGCTGTCGCTGCTTTAATCGTTATTAAATGGACAGGGCTGGGCGATAAAATATTTCCGTTTATGCAGGCAAAAGGCATTGAAATTGCTGTTACTATTTTGACATTTGCGGTTCTGGTCCCTATTGCTACCGGGGATATTGGCTTTCGCCAGCTGGGCGAAGCAGTGCGTTCTTATTATGCATGGATTGCGCTTGCCTCAGGTATACTGGTAGCACTTATTGCCAAGGGCGGTGTGGAGCTGCTTCAAACAGATCCGCATATTACTACCGCGCTTGTGCTTGGAACCATTTTAGCAGTAGCTCTGTTTAACGGCATAGCCGTCGGGCCTCTTATTGGGGCCGGCATCGCTTATATTGCGATGAGAGCCGTAGAGTGGTTTTCCTCTCTCGGCGGATAGTCGGCTGGATAACAGCCGGAGGTATCTCCGGCTGCTTAAACAGGGAACAAGTCATTATTGTGTAAACAATTGAATGCGCTATACCTCCAAAAAGTGGCATTACAATGGGTTTTTATGTCAAAAACAGACTAACCGTTCTGTTTTCGAAGCGTATATTTTATTAAAAGGAAATTGTAAGCATTTTCTTCAATATGTACGCTATACTTTTTGAATTAAAGGAGAGATTGTGTAATGAGTTCAACTCGTGGTTTAGAAGGCGTTGTAGCTACTACTTCCAGTGTCAGCTCCATTGTTGATGATGTGTTAAAGTACCAGGGATATCATATTGATGACCTGACAGAACATGCATCGTTTGAAGAAGTTATTTATCTGCTTTGGTACGGGGAACTTCCAACTAAAGAAGAATATAACAACTTCCGTCAGTCGCTCATGGATAATATGAGCGTACCGGACGAGGTCTTTGATTATATGAAAAACTATCCTGTCGATAAAGTACGGCCTATGGCGGCTCTTCGGACTGCAATTTCCCAGTTGAGCCTATACGACAGTGAAGCTGATGACATGAGCGAAGAAGCAAACCAGCATAAAGCTGTGCGTCTGCAGGCACAAATTTTATCTCTCGTCACAGGTTTTGCAAGAATTCGAAAAGGAAAAGATCCGATCAAGCCTGATCCTGCACTAAGCTTTTCTGCAAACTTTTTGTACATGCTAAACGGAGAAGAGCCGGATGAAACGTCCATCAAAGCATTCAATAAAGCAATGATCCTGCACGCCGATCATGAGCTTAATGCCTCTACGTTTACTGCACGTGTCTGTGTAGCCACTCTTTCAGATATGTACTCCGGAGTAACAGCTGCCATCGGAGCACTAAAAGGGCCTCTGCACGGCGGTGCCAACGAGCGCGTGATGCAAATGCTTATGGATATCGGCACCCCGGAAAATGTAGACAGTCATGTGCAGAAGCTTCTTGACGATAAAGAAAAGATTATGGGATTCGGCCACCGGGTATATAAAACCGGAGATCCGCGTGCCAAGCACCTGCGCGAAATGTCCCGCCAGCTGACAGAGGTGACCGGGGAATCAAAATGGTATGACATGTCAATGAAAGTCGAAGAAAAAATTGAAAACGAAAAAGGGCTCCTGCCGAACGTTGACTTCTTCTCAGCGTCTGTATACCACAGTCTCGGCATCGACCACGATTTGTTTACACCAATTTTTGCCGTCAGCCGCACATCCGGATGGATCGCCCATATTCTTGAACAATATGAAAACAATCGTTTAATCCGTCCGCGTGCAGAATACGTCGGTCCGGAAAATAAAACGTACGTTTCTCTTGAAGAACGGTAGGCTGGAATGTAAATAGCGGAAAGCGGTCCCTCGTTTTCCGGTCCCTGCTTAGCCAGCGTCCCGGGCATGATTTTATGCCCGGGTAAAAAAAGAAAGCTTGACCACATTAAAGGAGGATTTATTCATGTCTAATGGAGAAAAAATTCAAACTAATAATGGTAACTTAACGGTGCCAAACGAACCAATTATTCCTTATATCGAAGGGGACGGCATCGGCCCGGACATCTGGGCTGCAGCAGAGAAAGTACTGGATGCAGCTGTAGAAAAAGCTTATAACGGTGAAAAGAAAATTCACTGGAAGGAAATTCTTGTAGGTCAGAAAGCTTATGACAAAACAGGCGAGTGGCTCCCGGAAGAATCCCTGGATGCTATCCGTGAATACTTAATCGCTATTAAAGGCCCGCTCACGACTCCTATCGGCGGAGGCATTCGTTCCCTGAACGTAGCATTGCGCCAGAAGCTTGATCTGTTTACGTGCCTGCGCCCGGTACAGCACTTTACAGGCGTACCTTCCCCGGTAAAGCGTCCGGAGGATGTTAACATGGTGATTTTCCGTGAGAACACTGAGGATATTTATGCCGGTATTGAATTCCAGGAAGGCACAGATGAAGTGAAAAAAGTAATCGACTTCCTGCAAAATGAAATGGGCTCCGAAAACATCCGTTTCCCTGAAACATCCGGAATCGGCGTGAAGCCTGTTTCCAGAGAGGGAACTGAGCGTCTCGTACGTGCATCTATTCAATACGCACTCGATGAAGGCCGTGAAAGTGTAACTCTCGTGCACAAGGGCAATATTATGAAGTTCACTGAAGGCTCCTTCAAAAACTGGGGTTACGACCTTGCAGAACGCGAATTTGGTGATAAAGTCTTCACATGGCGCGAATACGATGAAATCGTAGAAAAAGAAGGCAAGGAAGCAGGAAACGCTGCTCAGGATAAAGCGGTAAGCGAAGGCAAAATCATCGTAAAAGATGCTATTGCTGACATCTTCCTGCAGCAGATCCTGACTCGTCCGAAGGAATTCGATGTGGTTGCCACTATGAACTTGAACGGAGACTATGTATCCGACGCACTGGCTGCCCAGGTTGGAGGCATTGGTATCGCGCCGGGTGCCAAT
Proteins encoded in this region:
- a CDS encoding FxsA family protein, encoding MAKWFLLLLIIVPAAEVGVLILSGNTIGIWPTIALIIATGLLGAWLAKREGLQVFRTLQLQTQRGEMPGDIVLDGVCILVGGTLLLTPGFITDALGFSLLIPWSRKGMKAVLKKWFKKMVDNGNIRVMGRRW
- a CDS encoding DUF441 domain-containing protein, producing MLSQASVFLLILLAVGIFAKNQSLIIAVAALIVIKWTGLGDKIFPFMQAKGIEIAVTILTFAVLVPIATGDIGFRQLGEAVRSYYAWIALASGILVALIAKGGVELLQTDPHITTALVLGTILAVALFNGIAVGPLIGAGIAYIAMRAVEWFSSLGG
- the citZ gene encoding citrate synthase, translating into MSSTRGLEGVVATTSSVSSIVDDVLKYQGYHIDDLTEHASFEEVIYLLWYGELPTKEEYNNFRQSLMDNMSVPDEVFDYMKNYPVDKVRPMAALRTAISQLSLYDSEADDMSEEANQHKAVRLQAQILSLVTGFARIRKGKDPIKPDPALSFSANFLYMLNGEEPDETSIKAFNKAMILHADHELNASTFTARVCVATLSDMYSGVTAAIGALKGPLHGGANERVMQMLMDIGTPENVDSHVQKLLDDKEKIMGFGHRVYKTGDPRAKHLREMSRQLTEVTGESKWYDMSMKVEEKIENEKGLLPNVDFFSASVYHSLGIDHDLFTPIFAVSRTSGWIAHILEQYENNRLIRPRAEYVGPENKTYVSLEER
- the icd gene encoding NADP-dependent isocitrate dehydrogenase; protein product: MSNGEKIQTNNGNLTVPNEPIIPYIEGDGIGPDIWAAAEKVLDAAVEKAYNGEKKIHWKEILVGQKAYDKTGEWLPEESLDAIREYLIAIKGPLTTPIGGGIRSLNVALRQKLDLFTCLRPVQHFTGVPSPVKRPEDVNMVIFRENTEDIYAGIEFQEGTDEVKKVIDFLQNEMGSENIRFPETSGIGVKPVSREGTERLVRASIQYALDEGRESVTLVHKGNIMKFTEGSFKNWGYDLAEREFGDKVFTWREYDEIVEKEGKEAGNAAQDKAVSEGKIIVKDAIADIFLQQILTRPKEFDVVATMNLNGDYVSDALAAQVGGIGIAPGANINYETGHAIFEATHGTAPKYAGLDKVNPSSVILSGELLLRHLGWNEAAELVLQSMDKTIGSKVVTYDFARLMDGAKEVKCSEFGDALISNM